One segment of Triticum aestivum cultivar Chinese Spring chromosome 2A, IWGSC CS RefSeq v2.1, whole genome shotgun sequence DNA contains the following:
- the LOC123187203 gene encoding putative NAC domain-containing protein 94 gives MEGRDDVKSEEILMPGFRFHPTDEELVSFYLKKKIQQKPISIELIRQLDIYKFDPWDLPKLANTGGETEWYFYCPRDRKYRNSARPNRVTAAGFWKATGTDRPIYSSKGTRCVGLKKSLVFYKGRAARGIKTDWMMHEFRLPSLADPSLPKRPIDKTIPLNDSWTICRIFKKTSSMAAQRTLTHTWEPPLPGATKQDLFSAMQASHFASESSSSSLQVAATAPSSQFDRKYGFQGQQQFQKPNNTQEGGSSCKVISFNCSPSPQILKGPIILPFQTQPPSQKPVPHTAPPFFIGTQFGQPEQITGFVTGSSEDVNAEMSCRDQESSTMKHGDTSRMKNEWEAPGRLNFPFDLGADSSDDWECNIPWESFLSPTVPAEITQY, from the exons ATGGAGGGCAGAGATGATGTCAAATCAGAAGAGATCCTCATGCCTGGGTTCCGGTTCCATCCTACCGATGAAGAGCTGGTTAGTTTCTACCTCAAGAAGAAGATCCAGCAGAAGCCCATCTCCATTGAACTCATCAGGCAGCTGGACATCTACAAGTTTGATCCATGGGACCTCCCAA AGCTTGCGAACACTGGCGGTGAGACGGAGTGGTACTTCTACTGCCCAAGGGACCGGAAATATCGAAACAGCGCGAGGCCAAACCGAGTTACAGCAGCTGGGTTCTGGAAGGCCACTGGAACAGATAGGCCGATTTACTCCTCCAAGGGCACCAGGTGTGTAGGCCTGAAGAAGTCACTGGTATTCTACAAAGGCAGAGCAGCAAGAGGAATCAAAACCGACTGGATGATGCATGAGTTCAGGCTTCCTTCGCTTGCCGATCCATCACTTCCCAAGAGACCAATCGACAAGACCATCCCACTCAAC GACTCTTGGACCATATGTAGGATCTTCAAGAAGACCAGCTCGATGGCGGCGCAACGGACGCTGACTCACACTTGGGAGCCTCCATTGCCTGGGGCAACTAAGCAAGATCTCTTCTCCGCCATGCAAGCTTCTCATTTTGCTTCAGAGAGCTCCTCCAGCTCATTGCAAGTTGCAGCCACGGCACCATCAAGTCAGTTCGACAGGAAATATGGCTTCCAAGGACAGCAGCAGTTTCAGAAACCCAACAACACACAGGAGGGTGGCTCTTCATGCAAGGTCATAAGCTTCAACTGCAGTCCATCTCCACAAATTCTGAAAGGCCCCATCATCTTGCCATTCCAAACACAGCCGCCATCACAGAAGCCCGTGCCACACACTGCACCACCATTCTTCATCGGGACGCAGTTTGGGCAGCCTGAGCAGATCACTGGTTTTGTGACTGGTTCTTCTGAAGATGTAAATGCCGAAATGAGCTGCAGGGACCAAGAGTCATCCACAATGAAGCATGGTGATACTTCCCGCATGAAGAATGAGTGGGAGGCTCCGGGGAGACTCAACTTCCCATTCGATTTAGGAGCAGACTCTTCAGATGACTGGGAGTGCAACATACCTTGGGAATCCTTTCTTAGCCCAACAGTCCCTGCTGAGATCACACAGTATTAG
- the LOC123187201 gene encoding uncharacterized protein has product MYHIYTTPSVREKLSLTTFCENHLPFLPTNYAALPPSASLLRRLATRRPPAPSPRRMSAAFSPSSRRFSASALGDQEGRDLLFCKARALPAASAALDDPLLVLEHPLQTSSSGGGARWPAPRPRAPPPDLELRRRWHGKDDQGMGKTKTCSSSSSCSSSWWADDGGPALLAPPAPPLPLLLLLPARPQRRDWRRNGVLRRNGCCFFWCRFIPRSHLLAHCTSSTTRTSSLCKFVASCISTQTFVRDMEGRDDVKSDEILLPGFRFHPTDEELVSFYLKKKIQQKPISIELIRQQDIYKFDPWDLPKLASTSSETEWYFYCPRDRKYRKSTRPNRVTATGFWKATGTDRPIYSSEGTRCVGLKKSLVFYKGRAARGIKTDWMMHEFRLPSLTDPSLPKRPIDKNIPLNDSWTICRIFKKTSSMAAQRALSHAWGATLPGAPEEQHLLSAMQPVQASHFASESSTSSLQVAAVAPSNHFISFNCGPSQQVLKGPIILPFQTQAPSGKTMRTVPPPLFFDAHFGQPEQIAGFVTGSSVDVNSSMSCRDQESSTTKRGGNFRNNEWEAPERLDFPFGLVEDSSDDWECNIPWESFLSPTVPAEIPQH; this is encoded by the exons ATGTATcatatatatactactccctctgtccgggaAAAGTTGTCCCTGACGACATTTTGCGAAAATCACCTCCCCTTTCTCCCGACAAACTACGCAGCCCTCCCTCCGTCTGCTTCTCTGCTCCGTCGCCTCGCCACGCGccggccgcctgctccgtcgcctcgCCGCATGTCGGCCGCCTTTTCCCCCTCGTCTCGCCGCTTCTCTGCGTCCGCACTAGGAGATCAAGAGGGAAGGGATCTCCTTTTCTGTAAAGCTCGTGCCTTGCCGGCTGCGTCGGCGGCGCTCGATGACCCGCTCCTCGTTCTCGAGCACCCCCTCCAGACctcgagctccggcggcggcgctcgatgGCCCGCTCCGCGTCCTCGAGCACCTCCTCCAGACCTCGAGCTCCGGCGGCGGTGGCATGGGAAAGACGACCAGGGCATGGGGAAGACGAAGACTTGCTCCAGCAGCTCATCTTGCTCCTCGAGCTGGTGGGCTGATGATGGAGGACCTGCACTCTTGGCTCCAccagcgccgccgctgccgcttctGCTTCTGCTCCCCGCTCGCCCACAGCGCAG AGATTGGAGGAGGAATGGAGTATTGCGGAGGAATGGATGCTGCTTCTTTTGGTGCAG ATTCATCCCAAGAAGCCATTTACTAGCTCACTGCACAAGCAGTACAACAAGGACAAGTAGCCTTTGCAAGTTTGTCGCCAGTTGCATTAGTACTCAGACCTTTGTGAGAGATATGGAGGGCAGAGATGATGTCAAATCAGATGAGATCCTCCTGCCTGGGTTCCGGTTCCATCCTACCGACGAAGAGCTGGTTAGTTTCTACCTCAAGAAGAAGATCCAGCAGAAGCCCATCTCCATTGAGCTCATCAGGCAGCAGGACATCTACAAGTTTGATCCATGGGACCTCCCAA AGCTTGCTAGCACCAGCAGTGAGACAGAGTGGTACTTCTACTGCCCAAGGGACCGGAAATATCGCAAAAGCACGAGGCCAAACCGGGTCACAGCAACTGGGTTCTGGAAAGCCACAGGAACAGATAGGCCGATTTACTCCTCTGAGGGCACCAGGTGTGTAGGCCTGAAGAAGTCCCTTGTCTTCTACAAAGGCAGAGCGGCAAGAGGGATCAAAACCGACTGGATGATGCATGAGTTCAGGCTTCCTTCGCTCACCGATCCATCACTTCCCAAGAGACCGATCGACAAGAACATCCCGCTTAAT GACTCTTGGACCATATGCAGAATTTTCAAGAAGACCAGTTCGATGGCGGCGCAACGGGCGCTGTCTCATGCTTGGGGGGCTACATTGCCTGGGGCACCTGAAGAACAACATCTCCTCTCCGCCATGCAACCGGTGCAAGCTTCACATTTTGCTTCAGAGAGCTCCACATCCTCATTGCAAgttgcagcagtggcaccatcaAATCATTTCATCAGTTTCAACTGTGGTCCATCTCAGCAAGTCCTCAAAGGTCCCATCATCTTGCCATTCCAAACACAGGCGCCATCAGGCAAGACCATGCGCACTGTGCCACCACCGCTCTTCTTCGATGCGCACTTTGGGCAGCCTGAGCAGATCGCTGGATTTGTGACTGGTTCTTCTGTGGATGTAAATTCCAGCATGAGCTGCAGGGACCAAGAGTCATCCACAACGAAGCGTGGCGGTAATTTCAGGAACAATGAGTGGGAAGCTCCAGAGAGACTCGACTTCCCATTCGGTTTAGTAGAAGATTCTTCAGATGACTGGGAGTGCAACATACCTTGGGAATCCTTTCTTAGCCCAACAGTCCCTGCTGAGATCCCACAGCACTAG
- the LOC123187204 gene encoding uncharacterized protein produces MFTIDNGMPLPNLLFETDDGRRHYNLTFGCCLLDTWLMILLEDLLILVVLLLLLILEARCQDECGVLCSASVFGSRIAHGIWCTEYKRSRFLGTAGVLMVEGFLELLLERGLFVLSWSKSRRLPRRS; encoded by the exons ATGTTCACCATTGACAATGGTATGCCGTTGCCAAATCTTCTGTTTGAAACAGATGATGGTCGACGCCACTACAATCTTACTTTTGGATGCTGTCTATTGGATACATGGCTGATGATCTTACTAGAAGA CTTGTTGATTCTGGTGGTGCTGCTCCTGCTACTTATCTTGGAAGCCCGATGCCAGGATGAGTGTGGTGTGCTGTGTTCTGCAAGTGTTTTTGGGTCAAGAATAGCTCATGGAATCTG GTGTACTGAGTACAAGAGGTCCAGGTTTTTAGGAACCGCAGGAGTGCTTATGGTGGAGGGCTTTCTGGAACTGCTTTTAGAGAGAG GATTATTCGTGCTTTCTTGGTCAAAGAGCAGAAGATTGCCAAGAAGGTCCTGA
- the LOC123187200 gene encoding pentatricopeptide repeat-containing protein At1g10270-like isoform X1, protein MGRAGRHDDAVALFDFFFRCSGIVPNVVSYNTLILAHCEAGRVDEALRAYQEMLDGATSFSPSAVSYRHLTKGLVAAERIQEALELLHSMYHRGQGADSIVYKNLIDGYIALDDWDKAFELFAELTEKATVYDGVVHTSFMEGYWKKGMDKEAMENYKSLLDRNFKMTPATCNVLLETLFKHDKHKEANDLWETMIDNHSPPSFIGMNSESYNVMVNQCFKEGRFQDAIEVFHRQPRRNVQMDVGCFNNIIGKLCEKGMLAEAEKLFEEMESKSVLPDVYTYTFLVDLCFKEGRVDDTIQYFYKMADGREHGPKFNIGFFNRMFEGLSQAGRIDDALKVYGRMSDKEIKPNTTTFEILVNALCKEGELDRALDLVRDMARSGVVATPEFRESVGEIFKNADRHEEIEKAFEEKPVPLPPQPRPEVRPRSSPQGLPGFASNQTRGSYTPNQGQPGYGSPQPFHPANAASQVRQPEWMSPKLQQPVSGNQQVEKTDVGASNKWLHGISSPQEKQHGIALPQDGKQPEFGTSRPWQQTVGAPQVQQPNFGSATPLQPGFGSRPQQPPHVAHETQHPGFGTSRPWQTGYGAHQAQQPGHGAHQAQQPGYGAHQAQQPGYGAHQAQQPGYGAHQAQQPGYGAHQAQQAGYGAHQAQQPGYGTHRAQQPGYGAQQAQQPRYGANQAQQPGYGAHQAQQPGYGAHQGQQPRYGAHQGHQPGYGTHQAQQPGYGASQPSQPSFGAPEAPRSSLGSAQSLPHYGHIGNEHDQLGSSRQGGPAFSTQPPQTAEAPDNMAIKYSQRY, encoded by the coding sequence atgGGCCGCGCGGGCCGCCACGACGACGCCGTGGCGCTCTTCGACTTCTTCTTCCGCTGCTCCGGCATCGTCCCCAACGTCGTCTCCTACAACACCCTCATCCTCGCCCACTGCGAGGCCGGCCGCGTCGACGAGGCGCTCCGGGCCTACCAGGAGATGCTGGACGGGGCCACCTCCTTCTCCCCCTCCGCCGTCAGCTACCGCCACCTCACCAAGGGGCTCGTCGCCGCGGAACGCATCCAGGAGGCCCTCGAGCTCCTCCACAGCATGTACCACCGCGGCCAGGGCGCCGACTCCATTGTCTACAAGAACCTCATCGACGGCTACATCGCCCTCGACGACTGGGACAAGGCCTTCGAGCTCTTTGccgagctcaccgagaaggccaccgTGTACGACGGCGTCGTGCACACCAGCTTCATGGAGGGCTACTGGAAGAAAGGCATGGACAAGGAGGCCATGGAGAATTACAAGTCTCTGCTGGACAGGAACTTCAAGATGACGCCCGCCACCTGCAACGTTCTGCTCGAGACACTCTTCAAGCATGACAAGCACAAGGAGGCCAATGACCTGTGGGAGACCATGATTGACAACCACAGCCCGCCAAGCTTCATCGGCATGAACAGCGAGTCCTACAATGTCATGGTCAACCAGTGCTTCAAGGAGGGCAGGTTCCAGGATGCCATTGAGGTGTTCCACCGCCAGCCGAGGAGGAACGTCCAGATGGACGTCGGCTGCTTCAACAACATCATCGGGAAGCTCTGTGAGAAGGGGATGCTTGCAGAGGCAGAGAAGCTCTTTGAGGAGATGGAGAGCAAGTCGGTGCTTCCAGATGTGTACACCTACACTTTCCTGGTCGACTTGTGCTTCAAGGAAGGTCGTGTGGATGACACGATTCAGTACTTTTACAAAATGGCAGACGGGAGGGAGCACGGCCCAAAGTTCAACATCGGCTTTTTCAATAGAATGTTTGAAGGACTTTCACAAGCTGGCCGGATTGATGATGCCTTGAAGGTGTACGGAAGGATGTCTGACAAGGAGATCAAGCCGAACACAACAACATTTGAAATCCTGGTTAATGCACTGTGCAAGGAAGGGGAATTGGATAGAGCACTGGACCTGGTGAGGGACATGGCAAGGAGTGGTGTTGTCGCAACTCCTGAGTTCCGGGAGTCTGTCGGTGAGATTTTCAAGAATGCCGATCGGCACGAAGAGATCgagaaagcttttgaagaaaaaccAGTGCCACTGCCTCCTCAGCCAAGACCAGAGGTTCGCCCTCGCAGTTCACCTCAGGGGTTGCCAGGATTTGCATCTAATCAGACACGGGGCAGCTACACACCTAACCAAGGCCAACCAGGTTATGGTTCTCCACAACCATTTCATCCTGCCAATGCTGCATCTCAAGTGCGGCAACCCGAGTGGATGTCTCCTAAACTTCAGCAGCCCGTGTCTGGAAACCAACAAGTTGAAAAAACAGATGTTGGTGCTTCTAATAAATGGCTGCATGGTATTTCTTCTCCTCAAGAAAAACAACATGGGATTGCCCTGCCTCAAGATGGAAAACAGCCAGAGTTTGGTACCTCTCGCCCTTGGCAGCAAACAGTTGGTGCTCCTCAAGTTCAGCAACCTAATTTTGGCTCAGCTACACCACTGCAGCCTGGGTTTGGTAGTCGACCGCAGCAACCACCACATGTTGCTCATGAGACTCAACATCCTGGGTTTGGCACATCTCGTCCATGGCAGACAGGGTATGGTGCTCACCAAGCACAACAGCCAGGCCATGGCGCTCATCAAGCGCAACAGCCTGGGTATGGTGCTCATCAAGCGCAACAGCCTGGATATGGTGCTCATCAAGCGCAGCAGCCTGGATATGGTGCGCATCAAGCGCAGCAGCCTGGATATGGCGCCCATCAAGCGCAACAGGCCGGATATGGCGCCCATCAGGCGCAACAGCCCGGATATGGCACCCATCGGGCGCAACAGCCCGGATATGGCGCCCAACAGGCGCAACAGCCCAGATATGGCGCCAATCAAGCGCAACAGCCTGGGTATGGGGCTCATCAAGCACAACAGCCTGGGTATGGGGCTCATCAAGGGCAACAGCCCAGGTATGGGGCTCATCAAGGTCATCAGCCTGGGTATGGTACTCATCAAGCGCAACAGCCTGGGTATGGTGCTTCTCAGCCATCACAGCCATCATTTGGTGCCCCTGAAGCACCACGGTCTAGTTTGGGCTCTGCTCAGAGTCTCCCACACTATGGCCACATAGGAAATGAGCATGATCAGCTTGGATCTTCTCGTCAAGGTGGACCAGCATTTAGCACTCAGCCACCGCAGACTGCTGAGGCCCCAGACAACATGGCTATCAAATACAGTCAGCGTTACTAG
- the LOC123187200 gene encoding pentatricopeptide repeat-containing protein At1g10270-like isoform X2, with product MAALLRRLLLLRRLPVLHPQPQPQPRLLPHTTTPTPHPALLXXXXXXSFSSAEEAAAERRRRKRRLRIEPPLHALRRDPSAPPPPRDPNAPRLPDTTSSLVGPRLSLHNRVQSLIRSGDLDGASAAARAAVSSRVRPTVFTCNAVAASMGRAGRHDDAVALFDFFFRCSGIVPNVVSYNTLILAHCEAGRVDEALRAYQEMLDGATSFSPSAVSYRHLTKGLVAAERIQEALELLHSMYHRGQGADSIVYKNLIDGYIALDDWDKAFELFAELTEKATVYDGVVHTSFMEGYWKKGMDKEAMENYKSLLDRNFKMTPATCNVLLETLFKHDKHKEANDLWETMIDNHSPPSFIGMNSESYNVMVNQCFKEGRFQDAIEVFHRQPRRNVQMDVGCFNNIIGKLCEKGMLAEAEKLFEEMESKSVLPDVYTYTFLVDLCFKEGRVDDTIQYFYKMADGREHGPKFNIGFFNRMFEGLSQAGRIDDALKVYGRMSDKEIKPNTTTFEILVNALCKEGELDRALDLVRDMARSGVVATPEFRESVGEIFKNADRHEEIEKAFEEKPVPLPPQPRPEVRPRSSPQGLPGFASNQTRGSYTPNQGQPGYGSPQPFHPANAASQVRQPEWMSPKLQQPVSGNQQVEKTDVGASNKWLHGISSPQEKQHGIALPQDGKQPEFGTSRPWQQTVGAPQVQQPNFGSATPLQPGFGSRPQQPPHVAHETQHPGFGTSRPWQTGYGAHQAQQPGHGAHQAQQPGYGAHQAQQPGYGAHQAQQPGYGAHQAQQPGYGAHQAQQAGYGAHQAQQPGYGTHRAQQPGYGAQQAQQPRYGANQAQQPGYGAHQAQQPGYGAHQGQQPRYGAHQGHQPGYGTHQAQQPGYGASQPSQPSFGAPEAPRSSLGSAQSLPHYGHIGNEHDQLGSSRQGGPAFSTQPPQTAEAPDNMAIKYSQRY from the exons ATGGCGGCGCTCCTccgccgtctcctcctcctccgccgcctccccgtcctccacccccagccccagccccagccccgcCTCCTCCCCCACACCACCACCCCAACCCCCCACCCCGCCCTGCT NNNNNNNNNNNNNNNNNNCTCCTTCTCCTCcgcggaggaggccgcggcggagcGGCGCCGCCGCAAGCGCCGCCTCCGCATCGAGCCCCCGCTCCACGCGCTCCGGCGGGACCCCTCGGCCCCGCCCCCGCCGCGGGACCCCAACGCGCCCCGCCTCCCGGACACCACCTCCTCCCTCGTCGGCCCGCGCCTCAGCCTCCACAACCGCGTGCAGTCCCTGATCCGCTCGGGCGACCTCGACGGGGCCTCGgcggccgcccgcgccgccgtcaGCTCCCGCGTGCGccccaccgtcttcacctgcaacgccgtcgccgcctccatgGGCCGCGCGGGCCGCCACGACGACGCCGTGGCGCTCTTCGACTTCTTCTTCCGCTGCTCCGGCATCGTCCCCAACGTCGTCTCCTACAACACCCTCATCCTCGCCCACTGCGAGGCCGGCCGCGTCGACGAGGCGCTCCGGGCCTACCAGGAGATGCTGGACGGGGCCACCTCCTTCTCCCCCTCCGCCGTCAGCTACCGCCACCTCACCAAGGGGCTCGTCGCCGCGGAACGCATCCAGGAGGCCCTCGAGCTCCTCCACAGCATGTACCACCGCGGCCAGGGCGCCGACTCCATTGTCTACAAGAACCTCATCGACGGCTACATCGCCCTCGACGACTGGGACAAGGCCTTCGAGCTCTTTGccgagctcaccgagaaggccaccgTGTACGACGGCGTCGTGCACACCAGCTTCATGGAGGGCTACTGGAAGAAAGGCATGGACAAGGAGGCCATGGAGAATTACAAGTCTCTGCTGGACAGGAACTTCAAGATGACGCCCGCCACCTGCAACGTTCTGCTCGAGACACTCTTCAAGCATGACAAGCACAAGGAGGCCAATGACCTGTGGGAGACCATGATTGACAACCACAGCCCGCCAAGCTTCATCGGCATGAACAGCGAGTCCTACAATGTCATGGTCAACCAGTGCTTCAAGGAGGGCAGGTTCCAGGATGCCATTGAGGTGTTCCACCGCCAGCCGAGGAGGAACGTCCAGATGGACGTCGGCTGCTTCAACAACATCATCGGGAAGCTCTGTGAGAAGGGGATGCTTGCAGAGGCAGAGAAGCTCTTTGAGGAGATGGAGAGCAAGTCGGTGCTTCCAGATGTGTACACCTACACTTTCCTGGTCGACTTGTGCTTCAAGGAAGGTCGTGTGGATGACACGATTCAGTACTTTTACAAAATGGCAGACGGGAGGGAGCACGGCCCAAAGTTCAACATCGGCTTTTTCAATAGAATGTTTGAAGGACTTTCACAAGCTGGCCGGATTGATGATGCCTTGAAGGTGTACGGAAGGATGTCTGACAAGGAGATCAAGCCGAACACAACAACATTTGAAATCCTGGTTAATGCACTGTGCAAGGAAGGGGAATTGGATAGAGCACTGGACCTGGTGAGGGACATGGCAAGGAGTGGTGTTGTCGCAACTCCTGAGTTCCGGGAGTCTGTCGGTGAGATTTTCAAGAATGCCGATCGGCACGAAGAGATCgagaaagcttttgaagaaaaaccAGTGCCACTGCCTCCTCAGCCAAGACCAGAGGTTCGCCCTCGCAGTTCACCTCAGGGGTTGCCAGGATTTGCATCTAATCAGACACGGGGCAGCTACACACCTAACCAAGGCCAACCAGGTTATGGTTCTCCACAACCATTTCATCCTGCCAATGCTGCATCTCAAGTGCGGCAACCCGAGTGGATGTCTCCTAAACTTCAGCAGCCCGTGTCTGGAAACCAACAAGTTGAAAAAACAGATGTTGGTGCTTCTAATAAATGGCTGCATGGTATTTCTTCTCCTCAAGAAAAACAACATGGGATTGCCCTGCCTCAAGATGGAAAACAGCCAGAGTTTGGTACCTCTCGCCCTTGGCAGCAAACAGTTGGTGCTCCTCAAGTTCAGCAACCTAATTTTGGCTCAGCTACACCACTGCAGCCTGGGTTTGGTAGTCGACCGCAGCAACCACCACATGTTGCTCATGAGACTCAACATCCTGGGTTTGGCACATCTCGTCCATGGCAGACAGGGTATGGTGCTCACCAAGCACAACAGCCAGGCCATGGCGCTCATCAAGCGCAACAGCCTGGGTATGGTGCTCATCAAGCGCAACAGCCTGGATATGGTGCTCATCAAGCGCAGCAGCCTGGATATGGTGCGCATCAAGCGCAGCAGCCTGGATATGGCGCCCATCAAGCGCAACAGGCCGGATATGGCGCCCATCAGGCGCAACAGCCCGGATATGGCACCCATCGGGCGCAACAGCCCGGATATGGCGCCCAACAGGCGCAACAGCCCAGATATGGCGCCAATCAAGCGCAACAGCCTGGGTATGGGGCTCATCAAGCACAACAGCCTGGGTATGGGGCTCATCAAGGGCAACAGCCCAGGTATGGGGCTCATCAAGGTCATCAGCCTGGGTATGGTACTCATCAAGCGCAACAGCCTGGGTATGGTGCTTCTCAGCCATCACAGCCATCATTTGGTGCCCCTGAAGCACCACGGTCTAGTTTGGGCTCTGCTCAGAGTCTCCCACACTATGGCCACATAGGAAATGAGCATGATCAGCTTGGATCTTCTCGTCAAGGTGGACCAGCATTTAGCACTCAGCCACCGCAGACTGCTGAGGCCCCAGACAACATGGCTATCAAATACAGTCAGCGTTACTAG
- the LOC123184489 gene encoding putative NAC domain-containing protein 94, translated as MESRSDVKSDEILMPGFRFHPTDEELVSFYLKKKIQQKPISIELIRQLDIYKFDPWDLPKLASTGSETESYFYCPRDRKYRNSARPNRVTAAGFWKATGTDRPIYSSEDTRCVGLKKSLVFYKGRAARGVKTDWMMHEFRLPSLADTSLPKSRPIDKNIPLNDSWTICRIFKKTSSMAAQRALSHTWGAPLPGATEQDIFSALQPVQALHFASESSSSSLQVAATLPSNQFNGNYGFQGQHQQFQKPSNTQEDGSSCRVISFNSDPSLQVLKGPIILPFQTQPPSQKPGHAAPPLFFDMQFGQPEQTTGFVTGSSADVNADMSCRDQESATTKHGNTFSMNSEREDAGLGRLNFPFDLGADSSDDWECNIPWESFLSPTVPAEITQY; from the exons ATGGAGAGCAGAAGTGATGTCAAATCAGATGAGATCCTCATGCCTGGGTTCCGGTTCCATCCTACCGATGAAGAGTTGGTTAGTTTCTACCTCAAGAAGAAGATCCAGCAGAAGCCCATCTCTATTGAGCTCATCAGGCAGCTGGACATCTACAAGTTTGATCCATGGGACCTCCCAA AGCTTGCGAGCACCGGCAGTGAGACGGAATCGTACTTCTACTGCCCAAGGGACCGCAAATATCGCAATAGTGCGAGGCCAAACCGGGTCACAGCAGCTGGGTTCTGGAAAGCCACGGGAACAGATAGGCCAATTTACTCCTCCGAGGACACCAGGTGCGTAGGCCTGAAGAAGTCCCTTGTCTTCTACAAAGGCAGAGCAGCAAGAGGGGTCAAAACCGACTGGATGATGCACGAGTTCAGGCTCCCTTCGCTGGCCGATACGTCACTTCCCAAGAGTAGGCCGATCGACAAGAACATCCCGCTCAAC GACTCTTGGACCATATGTAGGATCTTCAAGAAGACCAGTTCGATGGCGGCACAACGGGCGCTATCTCACACTTGGGGGGCTCCATTGCCTGGGGCAACTGAGCAAGATATCTTCTCCGCCCTGCAACCGGTGCAAGCTTTACATTTTGCTTCAGAGAGCTCCTCCAGCTCATTGCAAGTTGCTGCTACGCTACCATCAAATCAGTTCAATGGCAATTACGGCTTTCAAGGGCAGCACCAGCAGTTTCAGAAACCCAGCAACACACAAGAGGATGGCTCTTCATGCAGAGTCATAAGCTTCAACAGTGATCCATCTCTGCAAGTCCTGAAAGGCCCCATAATCTTGCCATTCCAGACACAGCCGCCATCACAGAAGCCTGGGCACGCTGCACCACCGCTCTTCTTCGACATGCAGTTTGGGCAGCCTGAGCAGACTACTGGCTTTGTGACTGGTTCTTCTGCAGATGTAAATGCCGACATGAGCTGCAGGGACCAAGAGTCAGCCACAACAAAGCATGGCAATACTTTCAGCATGAACAGTGAGCGGGAGGATGCAGGTCTGGGGAGACTCAACTTCCCATTCGATTTAGGAGCAGACTCTTCAGATGACTGGGAGTGCAACATACCTTGGGAATCCTTTCTTAGCCCAACAGTCCCTGCTGAGATCACACAGTACTAG